A genomic stretch from Amycolatopsis sp. 195334CR includes:
- a CDS encoding aldo/keto reductase translates to MTVAETPEIAVGLAALGRPAYINLGREGALPPERDVASMRAATWEVLDAAYAAGVRWVDVARSYGRSEEFLAGWLGERGHQDVTVSSKWGYAYVGGWRLDAQVHEEKEHSLARFDQQEAESAGLLGLWISLYQVHSLTIDSPLFTDGALLDRLAEYAAGGVRVGFTTSGPAQAETVRRAFELERSGQRVFTAVQSTWNLLESSVGEVLGEARAAGNLVMLKETLANGRLVAEPPAPVAELAAARGVTADAVAIAAALAQPFADAVLAGPASVGQLRSNLDATTLSLDDAELAHLSTSRESPAEYWAHRSRLDWN, encoded by the coding sequence CTGACCGTGGCGGAGACACCGGAGATCGCAGTGGGGCTGGCCGCGCTCGGCAGGCCCGCGTACATCAACCTCGGCCGTGAGGGCGCGCTGCCGCCCGAGCGCGACGTGGCGTCCATGCGCGCGGCCACCTGGGAGGTGCTCGACGCGGCCTACGCGGCGGGGGTGCGCTGGGTGGACGTGGCGCGGTCCTACGGCCGTTCCGAGGAGTTCCTGGCCGGGTGGCTCGGCGAACGCGGGCACCAGGACGTCACGGTGTCCAGCAAGTGGGGTTATGCCTACGTCGGTGGCTGGCGCCTCGACGCGCAGGTGCACGAGGAGAAGGAGCATTCGCTCGCCCGCTTCGACCAGCAGGAGGCGGAGAGCGCCGGGCTGCTCGGCTTGTGGATTTCGCTCTACCAGGTGCATTCGCTGACCATCGACAGTCCACTGTTCACCGATGGCGCGCTGCTGGACCGGCTCGCCGAGTACGCCGCCGGCGGGGTCCGCGTCGGGTTCACCACCTCCGGCCCGGCGCAGGCGGAGACCGTGCGCCGCGCGTTCGAGCTGGAGCGTTCGGGGCAGCGGGTGTTCACCGCCGTGCAGTCGACCTGGAACCTGCTGGAGTCCTCGGTCGGCGAGGTGCTCGGTGAAGCCCGCGCGGCGGGAAACCTGGTGATGCTGAAGGAAACCCTGGCGAACGGGCGGCTGGTCGCCGAGCCGCCGGCGCCGGTGGCCGAACTGGCCGCCGCGCGCGGGGTCACCGCCGACGCGGTGGCGATCGCGGCCGCACTGGCGCAGCCGTTCGCCGACGCGGTGCTCGCCGGCCCGGCGAGCGTCGGCCAACTCCGGTCGAACCTCGACGCCACAACACTTTCCCTCGACGACGCCGAACTCGCGCACCTGAGCACCTCGCGCGAATCCCCGGCCGAGTACTGGGCCCACCGCTCCCGCCTCGACTGGAACTAG
- a CDS encoding NUDIX domain-containing protein: MNDELVAVYDESGAAVGEATRSRVRAEGLWHAAGVVLVRSPDGAKVYLHLRTDTKDVFPGTYDCWAGGLIAAGETPVECARRELAEELGIRDVPLEPLFVHVYDQPPMRCHNFAFEARWDGPITHQPEEIVSGEWIELAELRRMAEDPASPLIPDGRLGVLEWFRRFDP; this comes from the coding sequence GTGAACGACGAACTGGTAGCGGTGTACGACGAGTCGGGCGCGGCGGTCGGCGAGGCGACGCGCTCGCGGGTGCGGGCCGAGGGGCTGTGGCACGCGGCGGGCGTGGTCCTGGTGCGCTCGCCGGACGGCGCGAAGGTGTACCTGCACCTGCGCACGGACACCAAGGACGTCTTCCCCGGCACCTACGACTGCTGGGCGGGCGGGCTGATCGCCGCCGGTGAGACGCCGGTCGAGTGCGCGCGGCGGGAGCTGGCCGAGGAGCTGGGCATCCGGGACGTGCCACTGGAGCCGCTGTTCGTCCACGTCTACGACCAGCCGCCGATGCGCTGCCACAACTTCGCCTTCGAGGCCAGGTGGGACGGGCCGATCACGCACCAGCCGGAGGAGATCGTCTCCGGCGAGTGGATCGAACTGGCCGAACTGCGGCGGATGGCCGAGGACCCGGCCAGCCCGCTCATCCCGGACGGCAGGCTGGGCGTGCTCGAGTGGTTCCGCCGGTTCGACCCGTGA